gacgttTTGACAGATGCGAGAAATAAACGCACCACGAGAAGACCAATTGAGTGTGATTCCACCACTGGCGGGAGGCACGGTCACGGTCACACCCCAGGTCACACCCCGGGTCACACCCCAGGTGCAGAGAGGGTGGTGGCTGGTGGGGCCAGGGCTCACTCGGGCCGTGCCTCTGCGGGGGCCACGGAACTGCGGGAGCTGGACGCGGGCGGCGGTGGAGCGAGCggtgcttgatctcagggttgtaggttcaagctccacgtcgggtgtagagattagttagcaataaaatcctcaaaatgtttaaaatggcaaattttggtttttattaaaaaaaaaaaaaaaagaccagaacaGCCGTCCTGTCGGTTCAGCAGCCGCTGGCAGCAGGATCTGGGGCtctgggccctcctggcccctcGGGGCTCCCCTGAAGCCTCCCCTCCCCGGGCCGACTGGGCTCCTCCGAGTCCGCCCTGACACTGCGGCCCCTCCGTGTCCTGGGGCCTCTGAGCTTCCCAGGCCTCAGCCGCCCCCCTCGGCTCCTCGGCTGGTcttcccaccccagcctccaAATGTGGTGGAGCCTCGGGCCTCTGGGGAGAACCTCTGGGACCCAGGGCGGCAGCTTTGCCCGGGAGATGCCAAGCCTTCATCTTCCTCCCTACGACTCCGCGTGATGTGCCGCTGCCCACCCGAGCCCACGCGGACTCGCTCTGTCCCGGCAGCTTCCATGCACAGGACCTGCTCTGCTGGTTCTGGGATATCCACTGCCCAGTGCGCTCGGCCAGGGGGCACAGTGGGTGCCACACGCGTCACAGCCTGCACCCAGACCCCCAGGGCCCCCTCGGCCCCTGCTGCTGATCCTGCTAAAGTGGATACAACGGATCATGGAACCCGGAGCCTCGCTCCAGCAGCTGGCAGCATGCACCCACGTGGATGGGGACGGAATGGGATGCTGCAGGCTGGGGTCGCTTGCAGAGCCCATAGCCCGGGGCCCCATAGCAGGTGACACTAGGAAAGGAGCCAGCTCTGGCCTCTGAACCCGCGTCCTCACCTGCAGACCCTGGCAGGACTGGCCCACCCAGCAGCCCGGCCTCAACCCTGAGGCAGACTGTTGGTGCCTTGCTGAGCCACTAAGAGGGCGGGCGTGACCCCGCggcagggagggggaggtggcTCGGCCAGCTAGCGGCCAGACACGGGGGTAGGGGCTCAGATCCCAGCTTCACCTGGCCCAGGGGGAGGCTGGCTCCCTCCCAGGTGCCCAGGCACTGCCCACCAGGGACGCGGGGGCCCTAACTCCTGCTCAGACCTGCCCCTGCGGAACCCGCGGGCTCCGGGAGGCTGAGGGAAGACAGAGCAgcaggccggggggggggggggggggggggggacgcagCCACAGTGGCAAGGAGGTCAGACAGCACCTTTATTGCGAGGAGGGCGAGGGCGGGGGCTCCAGGGCTGACACACCCGCAGGAGTCACAGGCAGAGCCGgtggccctccctgcccccggggcccagggcccagcgCACAGCCTCAGGCGTGCAGGAAGCGATTGAAAGCGTTGTAGGCCGACTCCAGGTCAAAGAGCATCTGGCGCACCTGCGAGTCGTCGAGCTCGTCAGAGGCTGACATGCCGCTCAGGGTCTGCAGCCTGTGGAGCACAGCGCTGAGGGTGAGCGGGAGCAGGCTGCCGGCCTGGGGGTGCCCAGAGGCTCGGCGCAGCCGCACTCACCACTGGCTGACCGTCTGGCGACCCTCGAAGTCAGGAGGCAGGTGGCTCATGCGGTGCATGGTCTCCATCAGCTCCCGCAGGTCAGGCTGGATCTGCGCACAGGACACGgggcttcctcctccctcctctgggagcccgcccctccacctctcccctgccctgccccgctgcccctgcacccctgcccccagaacTACACCTCATCCATGGCACGGATCTCCAGGCGCAGTTTGTCCATCACCGTGATGAAGAGCTGGGGACGAGTGCGCACGTGAGGGACCGCAGACCCAGCCCAGGGGCCGAGAGTGGGGCCCCCCAGCCTGCTTCCCCTGTCCGACCGGCCCGGtcagcccccacccagcccctccgGCCTCAAGAACCCACAGTCTCCCCCCTCAGCCCGTCCCCTCGGCTGCCGGGTCACCTAGGTCCCTGCTGCGTCCCtgtccccacagcccctggcTCTCCACGCGCCCCTCGCCCACGTGTGCCTCCAGGGCCCTGGTGCACGGGGGCCTCCGGCCAGGTCCTTCCTGGACGCTGCCCACCCTCTGGCCACGCGTGAGCCCTCCCCGGAGGCTGCGGGCGCACCGAGACCACATCGGCGATGCAGCGGTTGAGGTTGCCCTTGTCGTCCTTGATGGTGATGGGCCGATCCTCCTTGATCCTCTCCATGGCCAGTGGGCAATCCagctgcaggggggtgggggggtgggagcgTGGGtgcacagcccccccccccccactggccCGCAACAGCGCCGCCCGCACCACCTCCAACTCACTCACACGAAACTTGCGGCAGAACTCGTCGATGGAGCTGATCTCCGCGCCTTGGACCTGCCGGAAGGCGGCCTTGTACTGGACCAGGAGCCGGGAGCAGGCCGCGGTGTACCTGTGGACACGGCCAGGCTGCGGCCCTGCTCTCccgggccccccaggccccccagacgCTCGGCAGCCCCTGGCAGGCTGGGAGGAGagcaagcagcagggaggggtggCCAACACGTGGCCCCACAGGGGATGGAGATGGGAACACGGACGCGCCCTCCCACTGCCCCGGGATGCAGCAGCCACGCCTCCCCACCCACAGCTCGCGGGCTCACCGGGCAGGCCTGTCCCGTGTGCCTCCtaagggccaggccaggccagcagcACGTCCTGTGCTCCCCTCCCTGACCCTTCTGCCAATGGGGACCCGTGTGCCCAGGGAGCAGGCTCGGGACAGAAGCCAGGGCCCAGGGGTGGGCATGCCTCCCCCCTGAGGCCCTGCAGCAGCACCAGGAGGACGTCCTGGCCGAGACAGTGCCCAGGCCGCCCGCCCTCCGGAGCACCCTCCTCGTGCGGGGACGAGGGGCTCACTCGTTGGGGGTGACGCAGTCCTTGATGTAGGCCTTCTCCAGAGCCTGCATCGTCTTCACAACGGCAAACAGCTCCGCCATGTTGTCGTACCTGAGGGCAGTGCGACCATCGGGCCACGGCTGCCAAGGCCCCCAAGGCCCAGGGCGCCCGCGGTCCTGGGCGAGGCTATTTGGCCTGCGGGGCACAGGCTCCTCGGGAACGGTTCCCCAGCCTGACCCCATGCCCTCCTGACCTCAGTCAGCCGAGGGGTTCAGAGGTTGGGGGAAGCTCCTTGGGGGGCTGCTGGGCACCGCACGTGTCGGGGCGGGCGGTCTGGGGCTGAACTCACTTCTCCCGCTCCCGGGCGTTCTTGTACAGCTTCACCTCCTGTTGGAGAGAGGGGCCAGAGTGTCAGGCGGCAGGGCCAGGGAGGCCGCAGGGTCTGGGTGAGGCTCACAGCTGTCGGCTACTGGCCACTGCGGCCAGGTGGGCATTGGCCACTCACCTCATACAGCTCCGGCTTGTTTCCAGGGGCTGCAACAGAGCAGAGAGCTAGCAGGCTGCCACACTGGTGGCCCCAGGGGGGCTGGTCCACTGTCCCTGGCCCCAAGGCCTGACCCTGTGAACTGTCCCCATGAGCCCAGGGGTATCTGGAGGATGAGGTTCTAATTTCAGCTCCGCACCAGTCTGTAGGCAGGGGGGCCTGAGCAGAAGACGCCTCAGGCCAGTAGGCCAcagcccaggcctgggccccccATTCCACCGCCACTCCTAGTGACCTCCCTCTACAGAATGACCACACCTACTTACAGTGCAATGACAGCGTATAAGTGACATTTGTCACACATCTTGTGCCCTCTCCCCTGGCTGGACTTGATAATGCCCGGGATCCCTGAGGTTCCAGCCACACTAAAGCTGTCATCTCTGTGCCCAACTGGCCCCACCTGGAGGTCCTCTCTGGGCCGTCTGATGATGAACAGCCCACAGACACAGACCTCCCCACAACCCCTGGCTTCTGCCGCAGGGGCTGAAGGCCTGGGCCCTCTGGGTCCCTGGGACCACCTTGGGCCACACTTACCTCCCATGCCTGGAGTGGGCGGGATCCCGTGAAACATCCTGCAGGCTCAGATGGCCACAGCAAAGATCTGGGGAGCAGAGCCAGCGCCAACTCAGAGGTGACCCCCAACACTCCTGGGGCTCACGAATTGtttctctgacctcagcagagtCAGATGAAAAATACCCGAGATAGAAAAACTTTAGAATTCCATGAACAactattttgttccatttcctgctccatttttaataaaagattttatttatttattcacgagagacacagagagcggcagacacaggcagagggagatgcaggctccacgcagggagcccgatgcaggacttgatcccagaaccccagggtcacaacctgagctaagggtggcactaaaccgctgagcccccaggggctgCCCTCCTGCTCTAGTCTTAACACGAGCTGCACCCCGACCTTGGACAGGCCTCATAGTACAAATGACGTAGGTCCTCATGGTAAAGGCCAAGGGGTTAATGAGTTCCTTGCAGTCTCCAGGCACAGGTGATAACATCTGGGGAGTGGCTGGGCGAGGCTGTCCTTGCATATTCCAGACCAGGACTGGACGTTCTGACGCCAGgacccctggccctgccccgTTCCAGAGAATAACTGATTTACTGAGGACACCTGGACACGGCCCTTCGCTCTGGTTCTTGGGTGCCCGAGCACGGGCGGGCTCAGTCTTCCTCCCTGAGTCTCCCAGACGCTCTGTCTGGATCTGCTCTCTCCGTAGCCTCCGCTCACTTCCTGCTGCGTGAGGTTCCTGGTCTGCAGGAAGCCAAGGACCTGGGGATCCCCTGGGCGCTGGACCCGGCCGCCCGCGGCACAGTGGCGCGCACAGGGTGCTGGGTGCTGCGGTGGGGCCGCCCGCTCTGCCCTCGGGCCGGCAGGAGGCCGGGGAGCTGGGCCCCAGCTCGGGCGAGCGGTGGCGGCAGGGTGCGGGGCTCCCGGGAGCCAGGGAGCCGGCGGGGGCGGCCCCCGGGCGGGGGGGAGGCGGCCCAGCTCCGGCCACCGACCCCACAGGCAGCGCCCGCGTCCCACCGGccgcaggagcaggagcaggagcaggagcaggagcaggagcaggaacaAGAGCGCCAGGCTCGCGGCCGTCGGGGCGGGGCCGTCCCTCCGACCAGGCGTGCGGGCGCCCGCGGGCTACCCCGGCGCCACCttcccgcccccggcccggccgcgccccacctccctcctctcgCCGCCCCCACCCGGTACCTGGCTGCCTCGGCGGGTCGGGGCGGGTCGGGGCGACGGCGCCCGGGTGCGGACGCGGATCGGCCGCTCGGCGCTCTCCTTCCTTCTGCGCCTGCgcacgcaccccccccccccgcgtcgGAGCCCCGACCGACCGACTACCGCCCTGACGCTTGCGCCTGCGCGCGCCGGAaacggccggccccgcccccaggcggCCAGCGCGGACCCAGCCCTGCACCACAGCGGGCCCCCGGCCTCCCTCCGCCTTTCAGAGGCattggcggcggcggcggcggcggcggcggcggcgtccgTTTATTGGGGCGGGGCGGTCACAGGCGCCGGAAGAAGAGCCGGGAGCCTCGGTCCAGCGTGCAGGCGCCGGGGATCGGCGGGCCGGCCAGCAGGCTCAGCGCAGTGCGGTCCTCGGGGGCGAGGCGGCGGCTGCACAGCTGCAGCTCCTGCACCCGCGCGGCGACCTGGTGCCACAGGCGCTGGCCCAGCGGGCCCTGGACGGCACAGCCTGCGGGCGGGGGCAGGAGCGGGCCTCAGCGGGGACCGCGGTGCGAGCGCCAGGGGGGCCACCCGGGATGCGGGCCCCCGGCGGCCGGGCAGGAGGGCCACTGGCCAGAAAGCCGCAGCCGCATCTGTGCCGCCCACGGCTGGACACAACAGGGGTGCCCGCGGGCCTCCAGGGACACGGGGCCGCCCGGGTCTGATCTCGACAGGTCAGCGCGCCCAGCAGGCTCAGGACCCAGGGAGCAGCCCCTTGTGCAGGCCTCCTGCCTGCCCGCCTTCAGGGGCGGGGTCGGGAGCAGAAGGGGGGGGGCTGCTTCCCCGTGTGCACACCCACTCCTAGCCCTGGTCCCCTGGGGGGCAAAGCCTGTACTCTCCTGCTGCAGGCCTAGCTGGACGTGCCAGGTGGCCAGTTGGGGTCACCCTCAAGACAGCTTTGGGGGGTGCCCTGTCAGGTGTGGCCAGAACAGGCTGGGAAGGTggagccccagcagcccctgcaggAAGTCGGGAAGATCTTGTGGTAGCAAGTGTTTGCCATCCTGACTTTGagttccctcctcctcccagtggTAATTAGGAAATCCTTGTGAAAGGGCATCTGTCCCCGGACCACAGGGTCTCTGAGGGTCAGGCTGACAGGGTCAAGAGCAGAGATCCCATGTTCCCCCTGCCTCACACCCCTCCTGGTCACATCAGTCGCTGTCCCCAAGCTCACCTGACAGGCCAAGGAAGCCGAGGCCTTGGGGCCGCATCTGGAGGGCAGACAGGAGCTCCTCCAGGCCCACACGTGTAATTTCAGGGTTGGCAGACAGGTCCAGGGAAATGAGTGAGGGGCAACAAGGAAGGCATCTGAACAAGGGACGTGAAGGGATCAGCCTCCAGGGACGGAGGCCCCCAACACTAGAGAAAGCTGCCCCCAGAGAAACCACACCTCTGGGAGCCACAGGCCAGGCCCTGTAGACTCTGCCCCTCGCACGGCACAGTGCACGCTTCTCCAGGGCTTGCGGGGCCCTGCCAAAGGCCAGACCTGGTACGCCTGCCTGGCTTGAGTGCCCAACACTTCCAAGAGCCAGCTGAGGCTGGAGGGTCAAGAGAGGCCCTCGTATGGGCTGTTGCACACGGGGTAATGGGAGAGGCGCTCAGGAGCGTCAGGAGTGTAGGAAGGAGGCAGGGTCGGAGCTGGGAGGAGCCAGGTCCTGGGACACACTAGGGGGGAGGAGCTGCTATCCCGTCCCTGCTGACCCAGCTTCCCCAGGGTGCTGGCCTCGAGATCAGACTCCCTCAGAATGGGCAGGAGCGGCTTACCTGCTCAGGTCTTTCACGGCCTTGTCACCCAGATGGTTTGCAGACAGActcaagtgagagagagcacagcctTCCTAGACAAAGCAGAGGCCCAGGGGGCCCGGGCTGGGTGTGGCGCGGGCCCTCCCTGCCTCGTAGTAGAGGCCCCATACCCAGGTCAGGGGTGTTCCTCCTTCCTCAGGAACCAGGGGGCATTGGCCTGACCCCCACTGCACCAGAGCATAGCGATATCCCTTCAATCAAGCAGATCAAAGGGAAACACCTCCCCTTCCAGGTAGAAGTAGTCACACCTGGCAGGTACAAACCACAAGGACCAGCCCCACATGGAAGAGCCAGCGGGGAGAGCCCTGGGAAGCCTGGCAAGACCTTGGGACCTGCCTGGAGCAGGGGGGCCACCCCGGGTCCCAGGCACTTTTCCTGCTGGCCAGGGACTCAGCCTGAGGCAGGCAGCCCTACAGAAAGCTTCCCCCGTAGCCGTACTTTCTGAAGCTCCAACCCTCTTCCCTGCCAGGTTTTAGCTGTGGGACTGCAGGCTGGACGGCCCCGGGTGGCTCCTCTTTGGCACCCCCGCCCCACATACATACCTCGGTCAGGTATCTGACCACAGGCTCCACGAGGCCTGAGTCGCTCTTGCTGGCTGCCACGGAGCTAAGCTCCAGGCGCTGGAGGGTGCGGGCAGGCAGGCTCTGCAGGGCCCGGGCCAGGGCAGTGGTGCCCAGGATGTTGTAGGACAGAGACAGCGTCTTCAGGTGCGTGGCATCTGCACAGGGAATCAGAAGCCCGGTCAGCCACACACCAGCACCACCTCAGCCCCACGACCCCTCTGCGGAAGCTACTGTCCCTGAAACACTGTGAGCAGAACGGAGGTAGCTCCCACGGGGGCTCTCCCGGGCaaggagggggcagggccaggctcctGAGCCCATCTTCTCCCCACCGACCCTGGGCACCTGCCTCCCTGTACCTGAGACGGGCTGGGCCAGGATGTGTGCATGTGGGGTGGGGCCGGGGAATACCATCCACTGCACCACCCCAGCTTCTCCCCGGCACTCTCCCATCCCTGAGCCCCACCTTCCTGGCCCACCACGGCTGCAGAAAGCCCCCAAGAGGCCCCCCAGTCTCCACTTCTCAGTCCTGGGACCGCGGCCCATGGCTCGTCCTAGGGGAATGTCCCCGAGCCCAGGAAGGCCCAGCGCGTCCAGGTCCGGTGCCCCGGGGCTGCTCTTGCTCGAGGCTGGCTGTACCTCTGGAAGGTGCCCTTCTGAGGGCAACCGGAACCCTGGGGCCAGGAAGTGGATGTGCCCGCCAGCTCACCTTGGAAGGCGCTACCCAGggctgcctggtggctcaggagGAAGCCGGGGCCCAAGCCACAGGCCTGGAGGTGCAAGGTACTGAGTGAGGGGCAGGCCTGCAGGACAAACGCCAGGGCCTGGCCACAGCCATCCCCGAGGGGGTTCATGCTCAAGTCCAGCTCCTGCAGGTTCTGTGGAAGACAcgagcccctctggaaaactggtCTCCCCGGGCACTGCCAGCACTGCCAAGTGCAGCCCAACCCAAGGACAGGCTGAACGCAATGCTCTGCCGCCGCTCTGCCGCTCCCCGCGCCTCTACCTGCAAGGCGGTCTGCTCCCGGAGGCCCGTGGCCAGCTGGCGTAGACCCTCAGGGCCCAGGTGGTTGGAAGAGAGGTCAAGGAGGACGAGGCCGGGCAGGGTGCCCAGGGCGGCCAGCAGCTCAGCAGCACATCCGTCTGCCAGCCGGTTCCCTGCCAGGCGCAGCTCTCGGAGCGCCGTGTGCAGCTTGAGGGCGCGCAGGAGGGGGGTGAGCTGGGTCTGGCGCAGGGCCAGGGAGCAGGCGCTGAACGAGGGGCCGGAGCCCTGGCAGCCCATGGCCTGCAGCACCTGCTGGTGCTCCTCTGCAGGGGAACGCGGTGTCAATAGAGCCACAAGCTGCTCTGCCCTGGGCGCCCTGGGGACCCAGCCAAACATGCCCGCCTCCTTGGGAGCCCTGGGACGCCCAGTGGGGTGCTGCAGAGCCCATTCCCACAGGCCTGTGGACCCACATGGGCCCCCAACCATGGCCGGTGGACGGGGTGACCCCTCTGTCCTGGTCAGGCCCTCCTCGGCAGGGCCTACCCTCCATCAGCCACCCCACGTCTCCAAGGCACACTTCCTTGGAAAGCCACCCCGGGCCCAGCCTCCGGTGGCTCTGGTGACTCAACGCCATCCCGCCGCCAACGGGGCCCGTCTTCCCCCACCTGTCAGCACATCGTGGGCACGGGGTAGAGGACGAAAGCCCGAGGCCAGCTGTGCGGGGAGGGTGCCCACGGCGGACGTGAGGCCCCAGACCTGGGAGTGGCACAGGAGCCTGCACACCCGGGCCCCTGCCCAGCTGCTTCATGCCCTGTGGGCCCTCACCTTCCTCCAGGCTCTGGCAGGCCCTGCGGTAGCGGTCGGTCAGCGGGGGAAGATCCCACGACGTGACCTCGGCCAACACCTGAGGGGCGCCACCAGTAAGCCGCCCGAGGGGCTCCCAGGGCCGGGGCGTTCCCTGCCCTCAGCGCCCGGGCTCTTGCCGCTCACCTCCTCGTTGCTCTGCAGGACGTCAGGAATGGGGTCCTGTGGGGCCAGCAGGGCTCCCTCCTTTCGCAAGAGGAGCCTCGGCAGCAGCCCACAGGCTTGGCAGTAGCGCCGGGCGGCCTGCTCCGCAAGCCAGGCCACGGAGTGGGCCTCCTTGCTGCAGGGGGAGAGCTGCGCTGGCCAGGAGCTGACggaggccccgcggccccgccatCCCTGCTCGGGATACGCCCGGGCCCCCAGCAGCCTCACAGACAGCCGGCTCTTCCAGGCTTTTCCTGGGGCCACGGGGCCCAACCCAACCAGGCCCGGGTCCTGCCGCTGCGTGTGCAGGGCGCCGTCACCAGCCCCCAGCCGGCAGGGGGGACGCAGCCGGTCAGTGCAGGCCTTGGTGCCCATGCCACCCGATAGCACACACGAGGCTCTCCCGGGGCCCAGGGGAGCCGGGCCTGGGCACGCACGCGCTGCCTTACCTGTGCGGGACGGGAACGAGGAAGAGGCTGTCCTGCACTCGCACTCGCACCCGGATGGGAGGGGGCACAGGCGGACCCTGGGGGGCGTGAGGCGACGGGCGGACTCAGAGACTCGGTCCCCGGCCCTGACTGGCCCTCCGTCCCCACCGGTGCAGGGCACCCACCGAGGGCTGCCCTGCCGCAGGGCTGTCCCCACCAGGCCCCGAGGCCCGGGACGTGTTGGGGCTCCGCGGAGGCTCTGCCGCTGCGCCGCCCTCTCCCCGCGCCCCGATCGGTGCGTTCCAGCTCGTGAGATGGGGCAGCCGGCTCTGCCTGGTCCTGGCCCGGGGCCGTGGCCTGCCTGGGCTCCTGCTGCCTGACCCGGGGGCGCCGCGGCTGGTGCCCTGGGGGCGGGGCACGGGGCCATCCTGGTGGCTGTGGGTCAACGGCGAGTCGTCCTCCAGCCAGTCGCCTGCCAGCCAGTCCTCCTCGGGGATGAGTGCCGCCCGGTGGGGGTCGGGCTCACCCAGGCCCCGAGGGCCGACCTCCGCCGCGGTGTCCCGGCTGCTGCTGGAGCCAGGCCTCCGGGCCACCTGCTGTGTGGGGACAGAGTGCCGCGGCCGCTTCGGGGTGGGCCGGGCTGGGCCGTCCTCGCCCtctgagctgctgctgctggccagCGTGTGCCTGTTCCTCCAAGGCCGGGCCCCCGGGGGCTCCGGGGACCCTGGGCAGGGGCTCAAGGGAGGCGAGATCTCAGGGTCAAACAGATGGCTGCGTGGAAGACCGTGGGGAGCTGTGGGGGGACAGGACCTGGCATGAGGCCCCGGCCCCGCCTGGCCACCCGTGCTCCACTGCCCCCGAGAAGCAGGGCCTGGGGCACCCTCAGGCCAGGGAGAGGGTCCCCAGGCGCAGAACAGGTCTCTCCTTGCCTTGGCCTGCCGCTGCCGCCCGGAGCAGCCTCTCCATGGCTCCAGCCTTCTCTCGGGTCTCGCTGTCCAGATCCCGGCCATACAGCTTCACCCACTGCTGCAGAGTCTCCAGTGGGCTGTGCCCCTGCGTGGCAGCCAGCTCAGCGGGGGCGCTGCCCCAACAGCctgagcccccctgccccccacactcaCCTTCGAGGTTCGGAGGGTCACAGATGCCCCCCGTCCAATGAGCAGCTCGGCCACCTCAAAGTGACCGCAGGTGAGGGCGTCGTGCAGGGGAGTGATGCCCTCACAGCCCTCGCCGCCTGGGTCGTCCACCACAGCCCCGTGGTCCAGCAGGAAGCGGACGATGTCTGAGGGCCGGGGACAGGAGCTAGCTCCCAGCCctcggcggccccgccccggtGTCCCGGCCCCCGtactcacccaggtgcccatagttgcaggcctcatgcaggggtGTCCAGCCACAGTAGTCCCGAGGGTTCAGAGGGTGGCCCTGTGACCAAGGATGACAAGGAGCCTAGCCCTGAGTACCCCCCGGCCCACTGCAGGGCTCTGAGGTTCCAGGAGGGCCAGGGCCTAGGTCTCAAAGGCCAGAATGAGCCCTGCgggcccctccccaggcctggcctgaCCCCGGCCGACATCCCAGCAGAGGGAGGTGGTCTGCACACCAGATGCACCGTTTTGGGGAGGCCCCTGCAGGGGCTCGTGGGGGCTAGCAGCCACGGTGCACCCTGTAGCCCCGTGCCCCATGCCACCCCCCAGGGAAGACTCCGGCCCCCAGGGCACCTAGAGAGCGCGGTGGCAGGCGCACCTGTCTCACGAGGTCCTGGACGCGAGCCAGACGGCCCTCGATGCAAGCTCGGTGCAGGAGAGTCTCCCCAACGTCATTGCGCCGGTTCCACTGTGGGCAGTTGCCCCGGGACAGGGGGCAGAGGTGTGAGGGGACCAGGCAGGCCTGGCAACCACAGGAGGGCCATGCGATGCCCCGCACCATCCTCACCTTGCTCGCCCTCCGCTGGCCCAGGCAGCCCTGCAGCTCCTCATCCTCCTCTGGCTGCTGGGACAAGCCGTCAGCATCGCCCTCTGGAACAGAGCGGCGCCCACCGGGTGAGCCAAGCCCCGCTGCTGCCCCGACCGCAGGGCGCCCTGACCACCAGGCCCAGGGCCTCCACCATCCACTGCCAGCCCTGCCGGCGGCTGCCACCCTCGCGGTCCCTTTGCCCACAGGGGATGACCCACCCTATCTGCCCACCTGTCGCCTCACCCCGTGCTCGGACTCCACCCAAGACTCGTGTCCCCCTCCTGAAAGCACCTGTCAGCCTGGGTCCTGCTCCGGGAGACAGCTCATCCCAAGCCCAGGGGCCTTCACCTGCACACGCTGGCCCTCCCGTcggcgtctgcctctggctcgcTGGCTGCCCAACCCCACACCTTCCCTCCGCTCCTCCCTTCCACTCTCTCTGCTTCTGGCCCCCACTAGAACCTTCTCTCTCACGTGCTCCTTCTGCAGCAAGCACGCATTGAGCGGCGTCACGAGTCCCTGCTCTGGCCCCAACGCTCCCGTGGGCCCCACACTGCCCACCAGTGACCCCAGCCCAACCGCCCTGTGCATGAACTCCCCGCAGCGCTTGGCCTCTCACTCAGAGGTTCTGGAAGCCACCCAAGTTCGAATCTGACCTGATTCCTCAAGGCCTCGGGGCTGGGCGCCCCCCAGCTGCCTGCCCTCTTATGCGGCCcgctctgcgcccccccccccttccattTCTCCAGGTCTGATACTGCACCTGCTGCTCCAGGAACGTTCCAGgcaccctccccccagccctcctccatcCACCAGCACGAGCGCCCTTCCCACAGCCCGTGAGCAGCCCCCACGGCAGCTCCCCCCGCACCAGCCCCAGCCTGGGGCCCAGCGAGAGCAAGTGCCGGGGCGGCCACGGCGGCGTTCGGGCCTCACCACTCTCGGAGAGCTCCACATCGCTGGCCTCGGGAGTGTCACTGTcgccctccttctcttcctcctcatcttcctcctcgtCTCCGGGCACGCTCAGCTCCTGCAGTCTGGCTGCAGTGGTGGGGGCC
This Canis lupus dingo isolate Sandy chromosome 13, ASM325472v2, whole genome shotgun sequence DNA region includes the following protein-coding sequences:
- the VPS28 gene encoding vacuolar protein sorting-associated protein 28 homolog isoform X3, with amino-acid sequence MAELFAVVKTMQALEKAYIKDCVTPNEYTAACSRLLVQYKAAFRQVQGAEISSIDEFCRKFRLDCPLAMERIKEDRPITIKDDKGNLNRCIADVVSLFITVMDKLRLEIRAMDEIQPDLRELMETMHRMSHLPPDFEGRQTVSQWLQTLSGMSASDELDDSQVRQMLFDLESAYNAFNRFLHA
- the VPS28 gene encoding vacuolar protein sorting-associated protein 28 homolog isoform X2 yields the protein MFHGIPPTPGMGAPGNKPELYEEVKLYKNAREREKYTAACSRLLVQYKAAFRQVQGAEISSIDEFCRKFRLDCPLAMERIKEDRPITIKDDKGNLNRCIADVVSLFITVMDKLRLEIRAMDEIQPDLRELMETMHRMSHLPPDFEGRQTVSQWLQTLSGMSASDELDDSQVRQMLFDLESAYNAFNRFLHA
- the VPS28 gene encoding vacuolar protein sorting-associated protein 28 homolog isoform X1 codes for the protein MFHGIPPTPGMGAPGNKPELYEEVKLYKNAREREKYDNMAELFAVVKTMQALEKAYIKDCVTPNEYTAACSRLLVQYKAAFRQVQGAEISSIDEFCRKFRLDCPLAMERIKEDRPITIKDDKGNLNRCIADVVSLFITVMDKLRLEIRAMDEIQPDLRELMETMHRMSHLPPDFEGRQTVSQWLQTLSGMSASDELDDSQVRQMLFDLESAYNAFNRFLHA